From a region of the Synechococcus sp. PCC 7335 genome:
- a CDS encoding spore photoproduct lyase family protein, which produces MEACTSTATTANLLAKDQLQRLLNIQEIYYQPDTVNYDRGLELLGRYPNAKKIEVASHWNIPELHGNEGAVEDWNRIKRTVLVLGTKKSISARQNTRSSNWVAPSHANGCAMACAYCYVARRKGYANPITTFVNIERILGYLKRHSAKQGNKLQADQVDPHYWVYEIGENSDCSVDAAISDNVKDIVTLFRSLPNAKATFATKRVNRDLLTYDPQGKTRIRFSLMPERIAKVVDVRTSAISDRIAAINDFVEAGYEVHVNFSPVIFYEQWIEDYIELFGALNNVLSKAAKQQLKCEVIFLTHNDQLHNVNMGWHPQAETFLWRPELQEEKRSQTGGVNVRYRRGFKGQLVRKFEALLSREMPYCTVRYAF; this is translated from the coding sequence ATGGAAGCTTGCACGTCAACCGCTACGACTGCCAATCTCCTTGCCAAAGATCAACTACAGCGCCTACTCAACATTCAAGAAATCTACTACCAGCCTGATACCGTTAACTATGACCGTGGTCTCGAACTACTTGGCCGCTATCCAAATGCTAAGAAAATAGAAGTTGCCTCTCACTGGAACATTCCTGAACTGCATGGTAACGAAGGCGCTGTAGAAGATTGGAATAGAATCAAGCGGACTGTGCTGGTCCTTGGCACAAAAAAGTCTATTAGTGCTCGCCAGAATACTCGCTCCTCGAATTGGGTTGCGCCTTCTCATGCAAACGGATGTGCGATGGCCTGTGCTTACTGCTACGTGGCTCGGCGTAAAGGTTACGCGAATCCGATTACGACTTTTGTCAACATCGAACGGATTTTAGGCTATCTGAAGCGGCACTCGGCTAAGCAAGGCAACAAGCTTCAAGCTGACCAGGTAGACCCGCACTACTGGGTATACGAGATTGGTGAGAACAGCGACTGTTCTGTCGATGCTGCCATTTCAGATAATGTCAAAGACATTGTGACACTCTTTCGTAGCTTGCCAAATGCAAAGGCGACCTTTGCAACTAAGCGGGTGAATCGTGATCTGCTCACCTACGATCCACAAGGCAAAACTCGCATTCGCTTTAGCCTGATGCCTGAGCGCATTGCCAAAGTTGTAGATGTTAGGACCTCCGCGATTAGCGATCGCATTGCGGCTATTAATGACTTTGTAGAAGCTGGGTACGAAGTGCATGTGAACTTCTCTCCAGTTATCTTCTATGAACAGTGGATAGAAGACTATATAGAGCTGTTCGGCGCTCTCAACAACGTACTATCCAAAGCAGCGAAACAGCAGCTCAAGTGCGAAGTCATTTTCTTGACGCATAACGATCAGCTACACAACGTCAACATGGGCTGGCATCCACAAGCAGAAACATTCCTATGGCGACCTGAGCTTCAAGAGGAGAAACGTTCTCAAACTGGTGGTGTGAACGTTCGTTACCGCCGTGGCTTCAAAGGTCAGTTGGTGCGAAAGTTTGAGGCGTTACTAAGCAGAGAGATGCCGTACTGTACCGTTCGCTATGCCTTCTAG
- a CDS encoding aldo/keto reductase, with product MDYYTLGNTGLRVSRLALGTMTFGEDWGWGAGESTARQIFDKYLGAGGNFIDTADMYTNGNSEKMLGQFVKDSNSRDRVVISTKFSYNAEPGNPNAGGNGRKNIMRAVEGSLERLGTDYIDLYILHTWDSVTPAEEVMRTLNDLVSSGKVRHIALSDTPAWYVAQAQTLAKERHLEPISTIQLEYSLVERNIEFEYAPLAKALDTGIMVWSPLASGLLSGKYKPSEAGAEGSGRLATLAGGDNPAFNKFTERNWKIVSELEQVAKALDRSMAQVALNWVVNRPSVASVLVGATKLHQLEDNLGALDFELPTDLQQRLDDVSKPETRFPYTFFEPSLQSMVHGGASVGDKPIGYQQPVLISGEGAGTTEKKAD from the coding sequence ATGGACTACTACACGCTTGGAAACACCGGACTAAGGGTTAGTCGCCTTGCCTTAGGAACTATGACGTTTGGCGAAGATTGGGGCTGGGGGGCTGGCGAGTCTACTGCTCGCCAAATCTTTGATAAGTATCTAGGAGCAGGCGGCAACTTCATCGACACTGCCGACATGTATACCAACGGTAACAGCGAGAAGATGCTAGGACAGTTTGTCAAAGATAGTAATAGCCGCGATCGCGTTGTTATCTCTACTAAATTCAGCTATAACGCTGAACCTGGCAACCCCAACGCAGGCGGCAACGGACGCAAAAATATCATGCGAGCGGTTGAAGGCTCTTTAGAGCGCTTGGGAACCGACTATATCGACCTCTATATTCTGCACACCTGGGATAGTGTGACGCCTGCTGAGGAGGTGATGCGCACGTTGAACGATCTGGTCAGCTCAGGCAAGGTCCGTCACATTGCCCTTTCTGATACACCTGCTTGGTACGTTGCTCAAGCCCAGACGCTTGCAAAGGAGCGTCATCTAGAGCCTATTAGCACTATTCAGCTTGAGTACTCTCTAGTAGAGCGCAACATCGAGTTTGAGTATGCGCCGCTAGCGAAGGCGCTAGACACTGGCATTATGGTATGGTCGCCGCTAGCTAGCGGATTGCTCTCGGGTAAGTATAAGCCTTCAGAAGCAGGTGCTGAAGGCTCAGGCCGACTGGCTACATTGGCAGGCGGTGATAACCCCGCATTCAACAAATTCACAGAACGAAACTGGAAGATTGTCTCTGAGCTAGAGCAGGTTGCCAAAGCGTTAGATCGCTCTATGGCTCAAGTCGCACTAAACTGGGTAGTCAATCGACCTAGCGTTGCAAGTGTCTTAGTCGGCGCAACGAAGCTACATCAGCTAGAAGATAATCTAGGCGCTTTAGACTTCGAGCTACCAACTGATTTACAGCAGCGGCTAGATGATGTGAGTAAGCCTGAAACGCGCTTCCCCTATACTTTTTTTGAGCCAAGCTTACAGAGTATGGTTCATGGTGGTGCCTCAGTAGGTGATAAACCTATCGGCTATCAGCAACCTGTGCTTATTTCAGGAGAGGGTGCAGGTACGACAGAGAAGAAAGCAGACTAA
- a CDS encoding AraC family transcriptional regulator, with protein sequence MRTPAAEISVQAYESDGLLLEQYAYTVGLVEPIPNHSHEDYQFALSLNHHGEYTYRGEVHQIPVGQLSIIHSGEVHAPSDRPALDEPAHFAMAHIHPKWLNSVAAEVLDNPKSDPFFSAVLPPDALLNHLFLELSTITLQKSSQLEQDVALWDFLSYLISRYALDKPTTSSSKPSRQAVLLARDYLRAHYSDDVSLDNLAAVAGLSRFHFCRLFRKEIGVSASTYQTQLRLAEARRLLAQGTLISETAIATGFYDQSHFGKHFKRHVGTTPAKYTSQIAISS encoded by the coding sequence ATGAGAACCCCAGCTGCTGAGATCTCCGTCCAGGCCTATGAATCTGACGGTCTCCTTTTAGAGCAGTATGCTTACACTGTTGGGCTCGTCGAGCCAATTCCTAATCACAGTCACGAAGACTATCAGTTTGCATTGAGCCTCAATCACCACGGCGAGTATACCTATCGGGGTGAGGTTCATCAGATTCCGGTAGGTCAGTTGAGCATCATTCACTCAGGTGAAGTTCATGCACCTAGCGATCGCCCTGCTTTAGATGAGCCGGCCCATTTTGCTATGGCGCACATCCATCCGAAATGGCTGAACTCAGTGGCGGCTGAAGTTTTAGATAACCCTAAGAGCGACCCTTTTTTCTCAGCAGTGCTGCCTCCAGATGCGCTGTTGAACCACCTTTTTTTGGAGTTGTCTACGATCACTCTGCAAAAGAGTTCGCAGCTAGAGCAGGACGTTGCACTCTGGGATTTTCTCTCTTATTTGATTAGCCGCTACGCGCTTGATAAACCTACAACAAGCTCGTCTAAGCCTTCTCGTCAAGCGGTTTTACTAGCTAGAGACTATCTGCGGGCACATTACAGTGACGATGTTTCCTTAGACAATCTAGCAGCAGTGGCTGGTCTTAGTCGCTTCCATTTCTGTCGCCTGTTTCGAAAGGAGATAGGCGTTTCGGCAAGTACCTATCAAACACAGCTACGATTGGCGGAAGCTAGAAGGTTACTGGCGCAAGGTACTCTAATTTCAGAGACTGCGATCGCTACTGGCTTCTACGACCAAAGTCACTTTGGTAAGCACTTCAAGCGGCACGTCGGTACCACGCCTGCAAAATACACCAGCCAGATAGCAATATCGTCCTAG
- a CDS encoding mycofactocin-coupled SDR family oxidoreductase, whose translation MSDVSRRRILLGGVSAAGAAAVGVAGSKSATAQQAQVSPQVRAAGSGRLAGQIAMITGAGRGIGRTTAVAFAREGASILAIDIARNIPTAPYPMASEADLAETKRLVEAEGQQCLTTIADVREIDPLRQAVALAINELGKVDILFANAGIATMDSSLLDMTDAQWRDVLEVNLTGTANAIRAVLPHMVERGSGSIVANSSIGGRIGTPGVANYGAAKWGIIGLVKAAALEVGGNGIRVNAICPTFIDTVLTTQGTALPGMPNPTVEELEAIAQQAHALPVGILEPKAVADTVVFLVSEEARYLTGGAIDIAAGSNARWSA comes from the coding sequence ATGTCAGACGTAAGCCGCCGCCGTATCCTACTAGGGGGCGTAAGTGCAGCAGGCGCTGCTGCCGTGGGCGTTGCCGGGTCGAAGAGTGCAACTGCTCAGCAAGCACAAGTATCACCGCAGGTTCGAGCGGCAGGTTCTGGTAGACTCGCTGGACAAATCGCCATGATCACAGGCGCAGGTCGGGGCATCGGACGTACCACTGCGGTTGCGTTTGCAAGAGAAGGCGCGAGCATCCTAGCCATAGACATTGCCCGAAACATTCCAACAGCGCCGTATCCAATGGCTTCTGAAGCTGATCTAGCAGAGACAAAGCGGCTAGTAGAAGCTGAGGGGCAACAGTGTCTGACTACAATCGCAGATGTCAGGGAGATTGACCCCCTGCGTCAAGCAGTCGCTTTGGCAATCAACGAGCTAGGCAAAGTGGATATCTTGTTTGCCAATGCTGGTATCGCCACGATGGACTCTTCGCTGCTTGATATGACCGATGCTCAGTGGCGCGATGTATTAGAAGTTAATCTGACTGGTACGGCCAATGCAATTAGAGCGGTCTTACCACATATGGTTGAAAGAGGATCTGGTAGCATCGTCGCTAACTCCTCTATTGGCGGTCGAATCGGTACCCCAGGTGTTGCTAACTACGGTGCGGCAAAGTGGGGCATCATCGGTCTTGTCAAAGCAGCGGCGCTTGAGGTTGGAGGAAATGGCATTCGAGTAAACGCTATCTGTCCGACTTTTATAGATACGGTGTTGACGACCCAAGGCACCGCTTTACCTGGAATGCCAAACCCAACGGTAGAGGAGTTAGAAGCGATCGCCCAGCAAGCTCATGCGCTCCCGGTTGGCATCCTTGAGCCTAAAGCCGTAGCTGATACGGTTGTGTTTCTTGTCTCAGAAGAAGCTCGTTATCTAACGGGCGGCGCTATTGATATTGCCGCAGGCAGTAACGCCCGCTGGTCGGCATAG
- a CDS encoding glucose 1-dehydrogenase — MSDMSRRKLVTAGAIGAVGLTAAVSAQSANANTQNPPAPQVVVSNGSRFTDKIVLITGATSGIGESTARAFAAEGATVHFCGRREELGEQVAQSIREAGGKATYQKADVRSESEIQMFVDTCVSQYGRIDIAFNNAGVESSPATIAERPLEEWMNVMTTNATGVFLSMKHEIPQMLNQGSGIIVNNASVSGHTGFATIAPYSASKHAVVSLTKVAALEYADKNIRVNAIAPGAVDTPMLRRAIAAWNTNAEAISQDYPIKRIVMPEEIARSVLFLCSDEATCIVGMDLDATGGYLA; from the coding sequence ATGTCTGATATGAGCCGTCGCAAGCTGGTTACAGCCGGAGCAATTGGAGCGGTTGGCCTGACAGCCGCTGTTAGCGCTCAAAGTGCAAACGCAAACACGCAAAACCCACCAGCGCCTCAAGTTGTTGTCTCGAACGGCAGCCGATTTACAGACAAAATTGTGCTGATTACAGGCGCTACGTCAGGTATCGGAGAATCGACCGCGAGAGCCTTTGCCGCCGAAGGTGCCACTGTCCATTTTTGCGGACGTCGAGAAGAACTTGGAGAGCAAGTCGCACAAAGTATTCGAGAGGCGGGTGGAAAAGCAACTTACCAGAAAGCTGATGTTCGTTCTGAGTCCGAGATTCAAATGTTTGTTGATACTTGCGTCTCACAGTACGGCAGAATCGACATCGCCTTCAACAATGCGGGTGTAGAGAGTTCGCCCGCCACAATTGCCGAACGGCCCCTAGAAGAATGGATGAACGTAATGACGACGAACGCCACCGGCGTTTTCTTGTCTATGAAGCATGAGATACCCCAAATGCTAAATCAAGGTAGCGGCATCATCGTCAACAATGCTTCTGTTTCTGGGCACACGGGCTTTGCAACGATTGCGCCTTACAGCGCCAGTAAGCACGCGGTCGTCTCGCTAACGAAGGTCGCAGCACTAGAATACGCGGACAAGAACATTAGGGTGAATGCGATCGCCCCAGGTGCTGTGGATACTCCTATGCTGAGAAGGGCGATCGCAGCGTGGAACACTAATGCTGAAGCAATCTCACAAGACTACCCAATCAAGCGCATTGTCATGCCTGAAGAAATTGCGAGAAGTGTGTTGTTTCTCTGCTCGGATGAAGCAACCTGCATTGTTGGCATGGATTTAGATGCGACAGGGGGCTATTTAGCATGA
- a CDS encoding SDR family oxidoreductase gives MQRVALVTGANRGIGFEVVRQLSREGMTVLLGSRSSEKGKAAAEQLQAEGLNIVACQLDVTCSADVERIATQLSRDYGRLDILVNNAGILYDTWQTAAGADLEEVRFAFETNTLGPWQMVQGLLPLLRNSEHGRIVNVSSGAGSLRGMSGKTPAYSVSKAALNALTIMLSKNLKEDAILVNAVCPGWVATDMGGSGGRPVEAGAASVVWAALLADDGPTGGFFRDGKPLAW, from the coding sequence ATGCAGCGTGTCGCATTGGTAACGGGTGCTAATCGTGGCATCGGCTTTGAAGTGGTTCGTCAACTGTCTCGTGAAGGCATGACAGTTCTATTAGGCTCTCGTAGCTCGGAGAAGGGAAAAGCTGCTGCCGAACAACTGCAGGCAGAAGGTCTAAACATTGTAGCTTGTCAGCTGGACGTAACGTGCTCAGCTGACGTTGAACGGATCGCTACACAACTCTCTAGAGACTATGGCCGATTGGACATTCTAGTTAACAACGCTGGAATCTTATACGACACTTGGCAAACAGCAGCAGGTGCGGATCTTGAAGAAGTTCGATTTGCCTTTGAAACCAATACACTCGGCCCTTGGCAAATGGTGCAAGGACTCTTGCCACTGCTTAGAAACAGTGAGCACGGTCGTATCGTCAATGTCTCAAGCGGTGCTGGCTCACTGCGTGGTATGAGTGGGAAAACGCCAGCTTATAGCGTTTCTAAGGCCGCACTCAACGCGCTAACTATTATGCTGTCGAAAAACCTCAAGGAAGATGCCATTTTAGTCAACGCGGTTTGTCCCGGATGGGTCGCAACTGATATGGGTGGCTCTGGTGGCCGTCCTGTAGAAGCGGGCGCTGCTAGCGTTGTTTGGGCTGCGTTGCTAGCAGATGACGGACCGACAGGTGGCTTCTTTCGTGATGGCAAACCCTTAGCTTGGTAG
- a CDS encoding ATP-binding protein, which yields MNASTAVTASNFERDLRYLVTQTIEIMACHGCDRQYSAVSPALTKLLDCSAETVIGQTDLDLASYPQQSAARQAYWRQVADAVTIVLNTGRAERRIQSVPTAAGIAHYETSYTPLRDSQDRLCQILSVSRPIISSHSLVGAEMPGLETASLADVPIAQSSAIDRRNSPSANYPADSLADRPSRQLEPTKLIEPIKLKPKECTKTGRDAQKLESTETGVTQHLADFTQIVLDSIPQYIFWKNREGVYLGSNRRWAEMAGLGDSNNVPGMTDDDLPWTPEQKDWYRKCDRQVIDTNTPMLRIKQSQRQGNGQLSWRETSKFPLHDTEGNVVGLLGTIEDITERKIAEDLLKQSVATFRKLAKQSELLNRLSTQIRQSLKLESIQQTTVDEVRQLLTVERALIYRFSENWNGQVAVESVAEGCSSILGDTGVNNQFHQQLVPQYQQGQVHAIANTATTELDKHHQNYLIRLGVVANLIVPILVQDTLWGLLIVHQCSECRNWKAHEIDLLKTLAAQVGVAIHQSSLLAQANNSATVAEEKAQQLESTLETLKQAQAQLVQTEKMSGLGQMVAGIAHEINNPVSFIYGNLEYIDSYTQDLLRIVQLYETHYPEPCKVIQEAIEELELDFVREDLKKTIQSTKTGTERIREIILSLRNFSRTDEAGRKTVDIHQGIDSTLLILQHRLKAQPDRPAIAVVRDFGDLPPIACFAGQLNQVFMNILANAIDALESELQKNPNAKKTPQITLRTESYDERIIVSISDNGTGIPPAVRNRIFDPFFTTKEVGKGTGMGMAISYQIVVEKHHGQIECLSEEGIGTKFVITVPIRNCSERTRP from the coding sequence ATGAACGCTTCAACAGCCGTCACTGCTTCGAACTTTGAGCGTGATCTTCGGTATTTAGTGACTCAAACCATCGAAATCATGGCCTGTCACGGGTGTGATCGCCAATACAGCGCCGTCAGCCCAGCACTTACCAAGCTACTTGACTGTTCTGCGGAAACCGTCATCGGTCAAACCGATTTAGATCTTGCTTCGTATCCGCAACAATCAGCGGCGAGGCAAGCCTATTGGAGACAGGTCGCTGACGCAGTTACCATCGTGCTGAACACAGGACGCGCCGAGCGGCGAATTCAGAGCGTTCCTACCGCAGCTGGTATCGCACACTATGAAACAAGCTATACGCCTTTGAGAGATAGTCAAGATCGGCTGTGTCAAATTCTGAGTGTCAGCCGCCCAATCATATCGTCTCATTCGCTGGTAGGAGCTGAAATGCCAGGCCTAGAGACCGCTTCTTTGGCAGATGTCCCAATCGCTCAGTCAAGCGCGATTGATCGCAGGAATAGTCCATCAGCTAATTATCCAGCAGATAGCCTAGCCGATAGGCCGAGCAGACAATTAGAGCCTACAAAACTAATAGAGCCCATAAAACTGAAGCCCAAAGAATGTACCAAGACAGGTAGAGATGCCCAAAAGTTGGAGTCAACAGAAACAGGAGTAACGCAGCATCTAGCCGACTTTACACAGATTGTTCTTGATAGCATTCCTCAGTACATCTTTTGGAAAAATCGAGAAGGCGTTTATCTTGGCAGTAATCGCCGTTGGGCTGAAATGGCCGGGCTAGGTGACTCTAACAATGTTCCAGGCATGACCGACGATGACCTGCCTTGGACTCCAGAACAAAAAGACTGGTATCGCAAGTGCGATCGCCAAGTGATAGACACCAACACACCGATGCTCCGGATTAAACAATCTCAGCGTCAGGGCAATGGACAACTTAGCTGGCGTGAAACCAGCAAATTCCCCCTACATGACACAGAAGGAAACGTCGTTGGGCTGCTGGGGACTATTGAAGATATTACCGAACGTAAGATTGCTGAAGATTTGCTCAAACAGTCTGTAGCCACCTTTCGTAAACTTGCAAAACAGAGTGAACTGCTCAACCGGCTTTCAACTCAGATCAGGCAGTCGCTCAAGCTAGAGTCTATTCAGCAAACCACAGTCGATGAAGTGCGCCAGCTGCTCACTGTTGAGCGAGCGCTCATCTACCGTTTTAGCGAGAATTGGAATGGTCAGGTTGCGGTGGAATCTGTTGCTGAAGGTTGTTCCTCTATTTTGGGTGATACTGGCGTGAATAACCAGTTTCACCAACAGCTTGTGCCCCAATATCAGCAAGGACAGGTGCATGCGATCGCCAACACCGCCACGACAGAGCTTGACAAGCATCATCAGAACTACCTGATAAGGCTGGGCGTAGTCGCCAACTTAATTGTGCCTATTTTGGTTCAAGATACACTCTGGGGGTTATTGATCGTCCATCAGTGCTCGGAGTGTAGAAACTGGAAAGCGCACGAAATAGATCTGTTAAAGACCCTGGCGGCTCAAGTAGGCGTAGCGATTCATCAGTCAAGTCTATTAGCTCAGGCAAACAACAGCGCCACCGTTGCTGAAGAAAAAGCTCAACAGCTAGAATCAACGCTCGAAACCCTAAAACAGGCCCAGGCCCAGCTCGTTCAAACTGAAAAAATGTCAGGTCTTGGCCAAATGGTGGCCGGCATTGCCCACGAGATCAACAATCCTGTCAGCTTCATTTATGGCAATCTCGAATACATAGACAGCTACACCCAAGATCTGCTTCGTATTGTACAGCTCTATGAGACGCACTATCCTGAGCCTTGCAAGGTGATTCAAGAAGCTATCGAAGAACTAGAGTTAGATTTTGTTCGAGAAGATCTCAAGAAAACAATTCAATCTACGAAAACAGGGACAGAACGAATTCGAGAGATTATTTTATCTCTACGTAATTTCTCGCGGACAGATGAAGCCGGACGTAAGACTGTTGATATTCATCAAGGCATAGACAGCACACTGCTAATCTTACAACATCGACTCAAAGCTCAGCCTGACAGACCGGCGATCGCCGTAGTAAGAGACTTTGGTGATCTTCCGCCGATAGCGTGCTTTGCTGGCCAGCTCAATCAAGTCTTTATGAATATTTTGGCAAATGCGATTGATGCGTTAGAGAGCGAACTACAGAAGAACCCAAATGCTAAGAAAACACCCCAAATTACGCTTCGAACAGAATCTTATGATGAGAGGATTATCGTTAGCATCTCTGATAATGGCACAGGTATTCCACCTGCTGTCAGGAACCGAATTTTCGATCCTTTCTTTACCACCAAAGAAGTGGGTAAAGGGACTGGCATGGGCATGGCAATTAGCTACCAAATCGTGGTTGAAAAGCACCATGGCCAAATCGAATGCCTTTCTGAAGAAGGCATCGGGACTAAATTTGTCATTACAGTCCCCATTCGTAATTGCTCCGAACGAACCAGGCCTTAA
- a CDS encoding ABC transporter substrate-binding protein, which translates to MVFKHAQSRGLRRRTFLRGGVGFASAIALAKLTGCQPAATGETAGDGTGNASGEPVKLGLIAAITGASALSGESIKRGLEVAIDEINANGGVMGDRPIELVIRDDESTPAKGVAAARELIEREQVAAIFGGLDSPVSLAMLPVIHELETPYMGVWAAATGITRNDFEPNYAFRVSANDNIVDSFLTRYAQQEKGASKVGLVLINNPWGESNQKGFEEWAPKYGLEIVGIEKFNDGDTDISSQLSRLQSGGAEALLLVANAAPGAQMMKSLDRLSWDVPVISHWGISGGRFPELAGEETAKKVTFVQTYSFFGEQSPVGEKVLAALQEKYGLSGPEEILAPVGTANAYDAMNLMALALDTAESLEGPTLREAFYNLPTYEGLIKTYEQPFTPDNHDALDEDDYILVQWDGDQIVPLDA; encoded by the coding sequence ATGGTTTTTAAGCATGCTCAGAGCAGAGGGCTTCGTCGTCGAACCTTTTTACGAGGAGGGGTGGGATTTGCTTCGGCGATCGCACTTGCAAAACTAACCGGCTGTCAGCCTGCAGCCACAGGCGAAACGGCTGGCGATGGTACAGGCAACGCCAGTGGCGAACCAGTCAAGTTGGGGCTAATTGCTGCGATTACAGGCGCTTCTGCGCTGTCAGGCGAATCGATTAAGCGTGGGTTAGAAGTCGCGATTGACGAAATAAATGCTAACGGTGGCGTGATGGGCGATCGCCCGATAGAGCTGGTGATTAGAGATGACGAGTCCACCCCGGCAAAAGGCGTAGCAGCAGCTCGTGAACTGATTGAACGAGAGCAGGTTGCGGCTATCTTTGGCGGACTAGATTCGCCCGTTTCGTTGGCTATGCTCCCCGTCATTCATGAGCTAGAGACACCTTATATGGGGGTTTGGGCCGCAGCGACAGGTATCACCCGCAATGATTTTGAGCCGAACTATGCGTTTCGCGTCTCTGCCAACGACAACATTGTCGATAGCTTTTTGACTCGCTATGCTCAACAGGAAAAAGGCGCTTCTAAAGTTGGGCTGGTGCTGATTAACAACCCGTGGGGCGAGTCAAATCAGAAGGGGTTTGAGGAATGGGCACCCAAATACGGTCTAGAGATTGTAGGAATCGAGAAATTCAACGATGGCGATACTGACATCTCATCGCAGTTAAGTCGACTCCAATCCGGGGGGGCAGAAGCACTGCTGCTAGTGGCCAATGCCGCACCAGGTGCTCAGATGATGAAATCTTTGGATCGGCTCAGTTGGGATGTGCCTGTTATCTCTCACTGGGGAATTTCGGGTGGGCGCTTTCCCGAATTAGCGGGGGAAGAGACTGCGAAGAAAGTCACGTTTGTACAGACCTACAGCTTCTTTGGTGAGCAAAGCCCGGTTGGTGAGAAAGTACTGGCTGCCCTACAAGAAAAGTATGGCCTGTCTGGCCCAGAAGAGATTCTCGCGCCGGTTGGAACAGCTAACGCCTACGATGCGATGAACCTGATGGCCCTAGCCTTAGATACTGCCGAATCGTTAGAAGGGCCAACTTTGCGCGAAGCATTCTACAATTTACCGACCTACGAGGGGCTAATTAAAACTTACGAGCAGCCCTTTACCCCTGACAATCACGATGCCCTAGATGAAGATGACTACATCTTGGTGCAGTGGGATGGGGATCAGATTGTGCCGCTAGACGCTTAA
- a CDS encoding branched-chain amino acid ABC transporter permease translates to MWPQLILSGMAIGSMYGLVALGFQITYAVSNTMNFSQGAVVMVGAVVCYCLNITWGVNAVIAVPLTLILCAIFGLLIERWVVRPFARNGSQSWLLSTIALGIITENIAMLTFGKEVRGYPSVLAETPVSILNFGVYPLELVIPVVGLASAIALRLLFTRTLWGKAFRAASENPDTARLLGVPVTWLIALSFSLSTMLAGLAGMLIAPIANVSATMGTLLGVKAFATAMIGGLSNPWGVMLAGVMYGIVESVAAGTLGGSYREIVGFLVVIAVLSVRPNGLFGRSQVKKV, encoded by the coding sequence ATGTGGCCACAGCTGATTCTGTCTGGTATGGCAATTGGGAGCATGTATGGCCTGGTTGCTTTAGGTTTTCAAATAACCTACGCCGTTTCTAACACTATGAATTTCTCCCAAGGGGCGGTGGTGATGGTAGGGGCAGTGGTCTGCTATTGCCTAAATATCACTTGGGGTGTGAATGCGGTGATCGCGGTGCCGCTCACGCTGATTCTCTGCGCCATCTTCGGCTTACTGATCGAACGCTGGGTGGTTCGGCCCTTTGCGCGTAATGGCTCTCAGTCGTGGCTGCTGAGCACGATTGCACTGGGTATTATTACTGAGAACATCGCTATGCTGACCTTTGGCAAAGAGGTTCGTGGCTATCCTTCTGTGCTAGCTGAAACACCAGTTTCAATTCTCAACTTTGGGGTATATCCGCTGGAGCTAGTGATTCCAGTAGTAGGGCTAGCTAGTGCGATCGCGCTACGGCTTTTGTTCACCAGAACGCTGTGGGGCAAAGCCTTTCGCGCCGCTAGTGAAAATCCCGATACCGCCCGATTGCTAGGCGTGCCAGTGACCTGGCTGATTGCACTATCGTTTAGCCTATCCACCATGCTTGCCGGACTCGCCGGTATGCTGATTGCACCCATTGCCAATGTCTCGGCCACGATGGGAACCCTGCTAGGCGTAAAAGCCTTTGCCACGGCAATGATCGGGGGTCTGAGTAATCCCTGGGGGGTGATGCTAGCGGGGGTGATGTATGGCATTGTCGAATCGGTGGCGGCCGGAACGCTAGGCGGTAGCTATCGAGAAATTGTTGGTTTTTTGGTGGTGATTGCGGTACTGAGCGTCAGGCCCAATGGACTGTTTGGGCGATCGCAAGTGAAAAAGGTGTGA